In Polyangium spumosum, a genomic segment contains:
- a CDS encoding DUF6978 family protein has product MLTQSEFEAMIADASKRIEGDISWREDEDHSPAVEFRVEVLSNAGHPLTLKGSYNPLAGSLSYTLIHRAAGRVYALDMGKDHRNPSGVLVGEKHKHRWKEKYRDKEAYVPDDITAPLTQPVQVWSQFCAEAKITHQGMLHQPPSASEMDPFS; this is encoded by the coding sequence ATGCTCACCCAGTCGGAGTTCGAGGCCATGATTGCCGACGCCAGCAAGCGCATCGAAGGCGACATCTCTTGGCGTGAGGACGAGGATCATTCTCCCGCTGTCGAGTTCCGGGTGGAGGTTCTGTCCAACGCTGGGCACCCGCTAACCTTGAAAGGTAGCTACAATCCGCTCGCCGGGTCCCTGTCCTACACGCTCATCCACCGTGCGGCCGGACGGGTCTATGCTCTCGACATGGGCAAGGACCACCGAAATCCTTCGGGCGTGCTCGTCGGGGAGAAACACAAACATCGGTGGAAAGAGAAATATCGAGATAAGGAAGCGTACGTTCCGGATGACATCACCGCTCCGTTGACCCAGCCTGTTCAGGTCTGGTCTCAGTTCTGTGCCGAGGCCAAGATTACCCACCAAGGCATGCTGCACCAGCCGCCCTCAGCAAGTGAAATGGACCCGTTCTCATGA
- a CDS encoding DUF1828 domain-containing protein has protein sequence MNIEPCRLVAEQLGALFVCTPHDAYIRMRTPLLYPDGDVIDIFVRPQGNRMLVTDLGESLRWLRTQTASASRRSPKQQTMIQDVCQTHGIELFKGMLVLRDVEPTRLAEAVLRLGQAASRVGDLWFTMRTRTAQSVTDEVEDLLRANDLPFERGRKMRGGSGRDYNVDFEVHAPKHLSLVQVLSTGSRAATAGLVEHTYTLWSELAYHKAPGNPMKFVSLLDDTVDVWAREDFRLLETVSDQIVMWSRPDAVVQALVA, from the coding sequence ATGAACATCGAACCGTGCAGGCTGGTCGCTGAGCAACTGGGAGCGCTTTTTGTCTGCACTCCCCACGATGCGTACATCCGGATGCGCACGCCGCTGCTCTACCCTGATGGGGATGTCATCGACATCTTCGTCCGCCCGCAGGGAAACAGGATGCTCGTTACGGACCTTGGGGAGAGCCTTCGGTGGCTACGGACGCAAACGGCCAGCGCGAGCCGGAGGTCGCCCAAGCAGCAGACGATGATCCAGGACGTTTGCCAAACGCACGGAATCGAGCTGTTCAAGGGCATGCTGGTATTACGAGACGTGGAACCAACGAGGTTGGCAGAAGCTGTTTTGCGGCTGGGGCAGGCCGCAAGCCGAGTAGGCGACCTCTGGTTCACGATGCGCACGAGAACGGCGCAGTCGGTAACCGACGAAGTGGAAGATCTTCTTCGCGCGAACGATCTGCCCTTCGAGCGGGGCAGAAAGATGCGTGGGGGTTCCGGTCGCGATTACAACGTCGACTTCGAAGTGCATGCCCCGAAGCATCTGTCCTTGGTTCAGGTTCTCAGTACGGGAAGCCGCGCCGCTACCGCGGGTTTGGTTGAACACACCTATACCCTATGGTCGGAACTCGCATACCACAAGGCGCCTGGCAACCCAATGAAGTTCGTATCGCTGTTGGATGATACCGTCGATGTGTGGGCCAGAGAAGACTTCAGGCTGCTCGAGACTGTCTCGGATCAAATCGTGATGTGGTCGCGCCCAGACGCGGTGGTTCAGGCATTGGTCGCGTAG
- a CDS encoding NUDIX hydrolase, producing MSRRPIPTWFFAMVVVRRADEFLLVHERGHGQTWYLPGGRVEPGERIVDAAVRETLEEAGVRAAIQGVLRVEHSPHPSGTARCRVFFLARPEGDPTPKIEPDEHSLGARWVKLDELQGLPLRGEEAREILNAVAAGAPSYPLSVLTYEGAAWGPRRV from the coding sequence GTGTCCCGCAGGCCGATCCCCACCTGGTTCTTCGCGATGGTCGTCGTGCGGCGCGCTGACGAGTTCCTGCTCGTGCACGAGCGCGGGCACGGGCAAACGTGGTACCTGCCCGGCGGGCGCGTCGAGCCGGGCGAGCGGATCGTCGACGCCGCGGTCCGCGAGACACTCGAGGAGGCCGGCGTACGCGCCGCGATCCAGGGCGTGCTCCGCGTCGAGCACTCGCCGCACCCGAGCGGCACGGCGCGCTGCCGCGTGTTTTTCCTGGCGAGGCCCGAGGGCGACCCGACCCCGAAGATCGAGCCGGACGAGCACTCGCTCGGCGCCCGATGGGTGAAGCTCGACGAGCTCCAGGGTTTGCCCCTGCGCGGCGAAGAGGCCCGCGAGATCCTGAATGCGGTCGCGGCCGGCGCCCCGTCCTATCCGCTCTCCGTGCTCACCTACGAGGGGGCCGCGTGGGGGCCGCGCCGCGTGTAG
- a CDS encoding acyl-CoA dehydrogenase family protein, giving the protein MAFYQAPPAIGNQYDDDRVLRSYLGRILPADVLGRVEPELREMGELAGGELYRLQLEDRLNEPKLTQWDAWGRRVDQIEVTPLWKRAARIATEKGVVATAYEKRSGELSRVHQFALVYLFDSSTDVYTCPLAMTDGAAKTLLSHRDVRDEADFAARAFARLTSRDPALAWTSGQWMTERTGGSDVGLSETEARRDAEGHYRLHGTKWFTSATTSQMALTLGRPEGNPPGGRGLALFYVEVFGPDGRMNGIEVNRLKDKLGTRKVPTAELTLAGALAVPVKGLSDGIRNISPMLNVTRTWNAVCAAAGMRRGLALARDYARRRVQFGAPLSDKPLHVDTLADLAAESEGAFHLAFRAVELLGREEAGVITESEARLLRLVTPLAKLTTGKQAVTVLSEVLECFGGAGYVEDTGIPRLYRDAQVLPIWEGTTNVLSLDTLRALQKEGPLEDLLADIRSLVATASDEALRRAGEGAIAAATHAARWLVESFQKDPLGVEAGARRFALTLGRAYELALLVRHASHALAKEGETRPRAAALRFYARGVDLVRDEEDRALAAALANDVG; this is encoded by the coding sequence ATGGCCTTCTACCAAGCTCCCCCCGCGATCGGGAACCAGTACGACGACGACCGCGTCCTCCGCTCGTACCTCGGGCGTATCCTGCCGGCCGACGTCCTCGGCCGCGTCGAGCCCGAGCTACGCGAGATGGGCGAGCTCGCCGGCGGCGAACTCTACCGGCTCCAGCTCGAGGACCGCCTGAACGAGCCCAAGCTGACGCAGTGGGACGCGTGGGGGCGCCGCGTCGATCAGATCGAGGTCACGCCGCTCTGGAAGCGGGCCGCGCGGATCGCCACCGAAAAAGGCGTGGTCGCGACGGCCTACGAGAAGCGGAGCGGCGAGCTCTCGCGCGTGCACCAGTTTGCCCTGGTCTACCTCTTCGATTCCTCGACCGACGTCTACACCTGCCCGCTCGCGATGACCGACGGCGCCGCCAAGACGCTGCTGTCGCACCGCGACGTGCGTGACGAGGCCGATTTCGCGGCCCGCGCTTTCGCGCGGCTGACGAGCCGGGATCCGGCGCTCGCGTGGACGAGTGGGCAATGGATGACCGAGCGCACGGGCGGGAGCGACGTGGGGCTCTCGGAGACGGAGGCGCGGCGGGACGCGGAGGGCCATTACCGGCTCCACGGGACGAAATGGTTCACCTCGGCGACGACCTCGCAGATGGCCCTGACGCTGGGCCGGCCCGAGGGCAACCCGCCCGGCGGCCGCGGGCTCGCGCTGTTTTACGTCGAGGTCTTCGGGCCGGACGGGCGGATGAACGGGATCGAGGTCAATCGATTGAAGGACAAACTCGGCACGCGCAAGGTGCCGACGGCCGAGCTCACGCTCGCGGGCGCGCTGGCCGTGCCGGTGAAGGGGCTGTCGGACGGGATCCGTAACATCTCGCCGATGCTGAACGTGACGCGGACGTGGAACGCGGTCTGCGCGGCGGCGGGCATGCGGCGCGGGCTCGCGCTCGCCCGCGATTACGCGCGCCGCCGGGTGCAGTTCGGCGCGCCGCTCTCGGACAAACCCTTGCACGTCGACACGCTCGCCGACCTCGCGGCGGAGTCGGAGGGCGCTTTCCACCTCGCGTTCCGCGCCGTCGAGCTGCTCGGGCGCGAGGAGGCGGGCGTGATCACGGAGTCGGAGGCGCGCCTCTTGCGGCTAGTGACGCCGCTCGCGAAGCTCACGACGGGCAAGCAGGCGGTCACGGTGCTGAGCGAGGTGCTCGAATGCTTCGGCGGCGCCGGCTACGTGGAGGACACGGGGATCCCGCGCCTCTATCGCGACGCGCAGGTTCTGCCGATCTGGGAGGGCACGACGAACGTGCTCTCGCTCGATACGCTCCGGGCCCTGCAAAAGGAGGGTCCGCTCGAGGATCTGCTGGCCGACATTCGATCCCTCGTGGCCACGGCGTCGGACGAGGCGCTGCGGAGGGCGGGCGAGGGGGCGATCGCCGCGGCGACCCACGCGGCGCGCTGGCTCGTCGAGTCGTTCCAGAAGGATCCGCTCGGGGTCGAGGCGGGCGCGCGGCGGTTCGCGCTGACGCTCGGCCGCGCCTACGAGCTCGCGCTGCTCGTGCGCCACGCGTCACACGCGCTCGCGAAGGAGGGAGAGACGCGCCCGCGCGCCGCGGCGCTGCGATTTTACGCGCGCGGCGTGGATCTCGTGCGGGACGAGGAGGATCGCGCGCTCGCCGCCGCGCTGGCGAACGACGTCGGCTGA
- a CDS encoding ATP-binding protein, translating to MRTFTTEGPCDPARHYHLPRAPRLAEGLGLVDEGAYFLVRAPRRTGKTTTLRALAAELTASGRYAALVISAEIGEPLGEDLARAEEVLLASLRLSAEHDLPPALCPPPFPASAEGARIWAALSAWARGCPRPLVLFFDGVDTLHGAALRTVLRQLEAGSPRRPAAFPWSIALAADHDLRLESPGPFTIAASSGSLRSFTEDEIRALYTQHTHETGQAFDEGAIRAARAATAGHPFLVQALGRELVTHVPRAESIHEGHVHAALRRLVDRRVTPIDALAARLAEPRVRRVIEPLLAGTALVARAHEDDVRHTRDLGLLAEDDPARVLGGLHRALVPRLLASGAGRAVAGDPARFYKTDGALDVGALLHAFAVFYATHARHLVTDVAYEGVAPELVFLGYLYRMVEPRGWVDVRWGGSRGRIDVTVRVPLSGGDPQNEAFVLVSRRKGEPGAKARALGFLEDLLDAEGLGGGTVVVFDRRGKRAAGERVKLEETTTAKGRSARVLRA from the coding sequence ATGCGCACCTTCACCACCGAGGGTCCCTGCGATCCTGCGCGCCACTACCACCTGCCCCGGGCGCCGCGGCTCGCCGAGGGCCTCGGCCTCGTCGACGAGGGCGCGTATTTCCTGGTGCGAGCGCCGCGGCGCACGGGCAAGACCACGACCTTGCGGGCCCTCGCGGCCGAGCTCACGGCGTCGGGTCGATATGCCGCGCTCGTGATCTCCGCCGAGATCGGCGAGCCCCTCGGCGAGGACCTCGCCCGCGCCGAAGAGGTATTGCTCGCCTCGCTCCGCCTCTCCGCGGAGCACGATTTGCCGCCCGCGCTCTGCCCGCCGCCCTTCCCCGCCTCGGCGGAGGGCGCGCGGATATGGGCGGCGCTCTCGGCGTGGGCGCGGGGTTGTCCTCGCCCGCTCGTCCTCTTCTTCGACGGCGTGGACACCCTGCACGGCGCCGCGCTCCGGACGGTCTTGCGCCAGCTCGAGGCCGGGTCTCCGCGCCGCCCCGCGGCGTTCCCCTGGTCGATCGCCCTCGCGGCCGACCACGATTTGCGCCTCGAATCACCGGGCCCCTTCACGATCGCGGCGTCTTCCGGATCCCTGCGCAGCTTCACCGAGGACGAGATTCGCGCGCTGTATACGCAGCACACCCACGAGACGGGGCAGGCCTTCGACGAAGGCGCGATTCGCGCGGCGCGCGCGGCGACGGCGGGCCATCCATTCCTCGTGCAGGCGCTCGGCCGCGAGCTCGTGACGCACGTCCCGCGCGCCGAATCCATTCACGAGGGGCACGTCCACGCGGCGCTCCGGCGCCTCGTCGATCGCCGCGTGACGCCGATCGACGCCCTCGCCGCGCGCCTCGCCGAGCCTCGGGTCCGCCGCGTGATCGAGCCTCTGCTCGCGGGCACGGCGCTCGTGGCGCGGGCGCACGAGGACGACGTCCGCCATACCCGCGACCTCGGCTTGCTCGCCGAGGACGACCCTGCGCGTGTCCTCGGCGGCCTCCACCGCGCGCTCGTCCCGCGCCTGCTCGCCTCGGGCGCGGGGCGCGCCGTCGCGGGGGATCCGGCGCGGTTTTACAAGACAGACGGCGCCCTCGACGTGGGGGCGCTCCTCCACGCGTTCGCCGTGTTTTACGCGACACACGCTCGCCACCTCGTGACGGACGTGGCGTACGAGGGGGTCGCGCCCGAGCTCGTGTTTCTGGGGTATCTGTACCGGATGGTGGAGCCGCGCGGCTGGGTGGACGTGCGCTGGGGCGGCTCGCGCGGCCGGATCGACGTGACGGTGCGTGTACCGCTCTCGGGGGGAGACCCGCAAAACGAGGCATTCGTCCTCGTGTCACGCCGCAAAGGAGAGCCGGGGGCGAAGGCGCGCGCGCTCGGCTTTCTGGAGGACCTGCTCGACGCGGAGGGGCTCGGGGGCGGCACGGTCGTGGTCTTCGACCGCCGGGGCAAACGTGCCGCGGGGGAGCGCGTGAAGCTCGAGGAGACGACGACGGCGAAGGGACGGTCGGCGCGGGTGCTCAGGGCGTAG
- a CDS encoding inorganic phosphate transporter translates to MEALLDPSLGNGVRVLLVLCLLIALGFEFVNGFHDTANAVATVIYTNSLKPHVAVVLSGVCNFVGVFLGGIAVAMGIMKLLPVELLVSSGVGAGLAMVLALLLAAISWNLGTWYLGLPASSSHTLIGAILGVGIANSLLPGHRFGDGVSWSKAADIGVALLVSPLFGFSLAALLVVLIKRYTTNKKLLEAPPKDAPPPPGTRALLVSTCAAVSFAHGSNDGQKGVGLVMLILIGLVPAGFAINMNASPAELERTLRATDNVAALVRGHYDQHSKVEAEKTLARLDELHHCLEGRASAHEIPAMDRFKFRQDLLLADKSIDNMQKGGHLGLTPAEAKKLAEERKALRGLTEYAPSWVLVAIALSLGIGTMVGWKRIVVTVGEKIGKSHLTYAQGASAEIVAASTIGVSAWLGLPVSTTHVLSSGIAGTMVAQQSGLQSSTVRNIGLAWVLTLPASMTLSGLFFLLLRAILG, encoded by the coding sequence ATGGAGGCTCTTCTCGATCCGTCGCTCGGCAACGGGGTGCGCGTGCTCCTCGTGCTCTGCCTCTTGATCGCCCTCGGCTTCGAGTTCGTGAACGGCTTTCACGACACCGCCAACGCGGTCGCGACGGTCATCTACACGAACTCCCTGAAGCCCCACGTCGCCGTCGTCCTCTCCGGCGTCTGCAACTTCGTCGGCGTCTTCCTCGGCGGCATCGCGGTCGCGATGGGCATCATGAAGCTCCTGCCCGTGGAGCTGCTCGTCTCGAGCGGCGTGGGCGCGGGCCTCGCGATGGTGCTCGCGCTCCTGCTCGCGGCGATCTCCTGGAACCTCGGCACCTGGTACCTCGGCCTGCCCGCGTCGAGCTCGCACACCCTCATCGGCGCGATCCTCGGCGTCGGCATCGCCAACTCGCTCTTGCCCGGCCACAGGTTCGGCGACGGCGTGAGCTGGAGCAAGGCCGCCGACATCGGCGTCGCGTTGCTCGTCTCGCCCCTCTTCGGCTTCAGCCTCGCGGCGCTGCTCGTCGTGCTGATCAAGCGGTACACGACGAACAAGAAGCTGCTCGAGGCGCCGCCGAAGGACGCGCCTCCGCCGCCCGGCACCCGCGCCCTGCTCGTCTCGACCTGCGCGGCCGTGAGCTTCGCGCACGGCTCGAACGACGGCCAGAAGGGCGTGGGCCTCGTGATGCTCATCCTGATCGGCCTCGTCCCCGCGGGCTTCGCGATCAACATGAACGCGAGCCCCGCGGAGCTCGAGCGCACGCTGCGCGCGACGGACAACGTCGCCGCGCTCGTCCGCGGCCACTACGATCAGCACTCCAAGGTGGAGGCCGAGAAGACGCTCGCGCGCCTCGACGAGCTCCACCATTGCCTCGAAGGTCGCGCGTCGGCGCACGAGATCCCGGCGATGGATCGCTTCAAGTTCCGGCAGGATCTCCTGCTCGCGGACAAGTCCATCGACAACATGCAGAAGGGCGGCCACCTCGGCCTCACGCCCGCCGAGGCGAAGAAGCTCGCGGAGGAGCGCAAGGCCCTGCGTGGGCTCACCGAGTACGCGCCGAGCTGGGTCCTCGTGGCGATCGCGCTCTCGCTCGGCATCGGCACGATGGTCGGCTGGAAGCGTATCGTCGTGACGGTCGGCGAGAAGATCGGCAAGAGCCACCTCACGTACGCGCAAGGCGCCTCGGCGGAGATCGTCGCGGCGAGCACGATCGGCGTCTCGGCCTGGCTCGGGCTGCCCGTGAGCACGACACACGTGCTCTCCTCGGGCATCGCCGGCACGATGGTCGCGCAGCAGTCGGGCCTGCAGAGCTCGACGGTGCGGAACATCGGCCTCGCGTGGGTGCTCACCCTGCCCGCGTCGATGACCCTCTCGGGGCTGTTTTTCCTGCTCCTCCGCGCGATCCTCGGCTGA
- a CDS encoding DUF4397 domain-containing protein has translation MKTLGMLVGFTSILALLAAAGCGDDPAGTGGNGGSGAAGGTGGTGGTGGAGGAGGVGGMGGAGGGGGGGAKANVRVAHLAPDAPAVDFCVQPEGGEFVGPVLKSLGATEGLPYPNVTRYLELDETTYTARLVAPNAADCTQSLAGLPDIPGVKVTGGEFYTLAAIGELAAGAQNAFEVKAFVDDGVPAAGKVKLRFVHTSPDAPNVDVGLGKGDTFTKLFADVPYPMEGMIDGKAYLETDPIAGAAVSVRVANMNDDVLTIEPVDVPGGAIVTAWAIGKLAGAPNAPLKALVCVDNMPTDLLTTCNVAP, from the coding sequence GTGAAGACTCTTGGAATGCTCGTTGGTTTCACCTCGATCCTTGCTCTTCTTGCCGCCGCCGGCTGCGGCGATGACCCCGCCGGTACGGGGGGCAACGGCGGCAGCGGCGCAGCGGGCGGTACGGGCGGCACGGGCGGTACGGGCGGCGCGGGCGGCGCGGGCGGCGTCGGTGGCATGGGCGGCGCGGGCGGCGGCGGCGGCGGCGGCGCCAAGGCCAACGTGCGTGTCGCGCACCTCGCGCCGGACGCCCCGGCGGTGGACTTCTGCGTCCAGCCCGAGGGCGGCGAGTTCGTCGGCCCCGTGCTGAAGTCGCTCGGCGCGACCGAGGGGCTCCCGTACCCGAACGTGACCAGGTACCTCGAGCTCGACGAGACCACGTACACGGCGCGCCTCGTCGCGCCCAACGCGGCCGACTGCACGCAGTCGCTCGCGGGTCTGCCCGACATCCCCGGCGTCAAGGTCACGGGCGGCGAGTTCTACACGCTCGCGGCCATCGGCGAGCTCGCGGCGGGCGCGCAGAACGCGTTCGAGGTGAAGGCCTTCGTCGACGACGGCGTGCCCGCGGCGGGCAAGGTCAAGCTCCGCTTCGTCCACACGTCGCCCGACGCGCCGAACGTCGACGTGGGCCTCGGCAAGGGAGACACCTTCACGAAGCTCTTCGCCGACGTCCCCTACCCGATGGAGGGCATGATCGACGGCAAGGCCTACCTCGAGACCGATCCGATCGCGGGCGCGGCCGTCTCCGTCCGTGTCGCGAACATGAACGACGACGTGCTCACGATCGAGCCCGTCGACGTGCCGGGCGGCGCCATCGTGACGGCCTGGGCCATCGGCAAGCTCGCAGGCGCCCCGAACGCGCCCCTCAAGGCCCTCGTCTGCGTGGACAACATGCCGACGGACCTCCTGACCACCTGCAACGTCGCGCCCTGA
- a CDS encoding tetratricopeptide repeat protein — MLRRLRRALRRRAFEQKLSALPALLEGERAAEAESEAEAALVIGEEVFGAEAAELTTPLYVMAAARLSAGRTDDALAACTRAIRIAEALAGAPTEPRLPKLYELAAAIHERAGTFDETIRLYRRLLAGYERMRTPDEAAIADVAGRLGLLLGKQKQAAEAELLLGRALSITERVHGARSRPSAEVLYNLGTVLAAAGRRDDAARSLRRAIGILGEHAPRPALLGAAQHNLATVLEAEGRAEEAEAMYREALATYEASTDHEHADVRPTLVRLGHLLVAKGRAGEARPFYERAYALAARDFGVDHSITAGIRAFLDATAPAP, encoded by the coding sequence ATGCTCCGGCGCCTGCGTCGCGCCCTGCGAAGGCGGGCGTTCGAGCAGAAGCTCTCGGCCTTGCCCGCGCTGCTCGAAGGCGAGCGCGCCGCCGAGGCCGAGTCCGAGGCCGAAGCTGCGCTCGTGATCGGCGAGGAGGTCTTCGGCGCGGAGGCCGCCGAACTCACGACGCCGCTCTACGTGATGGCGGCGGCGCGTCTCTCCGCGGGTCGCACCGACGACGCGCTCGCCGCGTGCACGCGCGCCATCCGCATCGCCGAGGCGCTCGCCGGCGCGCCCACCGAGCCCCGCTTGCCGAAGCTCTACGAGCTCGCCGCGGCGATCCACGAGCGCGCGGGAACGTTCGACGAGACCATCCGCCTCTACCGCCGACTGCTCGCGGGCTACGAGCGCATGCGCACGCCCGACGAGGCTGCGATCGCCGACGTCGCGGGCCGGCTCGGCTTGCTCCTCGGCAAGCAGAAACAAGCTGCGGAGGCCGAGCTCCTCCTCGGCCGCGCGCTCTCCATCACCGAACGTGTCCACGGCGCGCGCTCGCGTCCTTCCGCCGAGGTCCTCTACAACCTCGGCACCGTGCTCGCGGCGGCGGGCCGGCGCGACGACGCCGCGCGATCGTTACGCCGCGCGATCGGCATCCTCGGGGAGCATGCGCCGCGCCCCGCGCTCCTCGGCGCGGCTCAGCACAACCTCGCGACGGTCCTCGAGGCGGAGGGCCGCGCCGAGGAGGCCGAGGCCATGTACCGCGAGGCGCTGGCCACGTACGAAGCTTCGACAGACCATGAACATGCAGACGTCCGCCCGACGCTGGTGCGCCTCGGCCACCTGCTCGTCGCCAAGGGCCGCGCGGGCGAAGCGCGTCCCTTTTACGAGCGGGCCTACGCCCTCGCCGCGCGGGATTTCGGGGTAGATCATTCGATCACCGCTGGAATCCGCGCGTTCCTCGACGCCACGGCGCCCGCGCCTTGA
- a CDS encoding DUF885 domain-containing protein, which produces MSTFSSVSVLSCSPAGGGAPPVRPDGVASSGSSASAPGPTDPPAPPDAPDRAFAALAERFLKGYLAREPVASTEAGEHAHDARWPDRSEEGEAEARRFYVGVLDELGKIPTSALDPQGRVDHAMLQNQLRYALFAIDELREAEESPLYYTRLVGDGLDPLVTRSFGTPLSRARSLVGRLEGIPAIVAVAKKRLRRPPRLHTETAVVQNRGLVSLCRGDVLAPYGKLPDAALVSELAAASERAAKALEDFQAFLEKDLLPRSDGEIRLGRARFEKKLRFYLDDDVDVDALAKGARALLERTQAEMVETSKELWPTLFPKRKLPTTTTLVDRKALVREVLAALGDDHPTNESIVAEARELLQKATVFVRERDLVRMPEEACQVIEMPEYRRGVAVAYCDASGPLEPRAETFYAIAPTPNDWDDKRRLSFYREYNRSMLADLTVHEAMPGHFLQLMHNNRFPSKLRAVFSSGPFVEGWAVYSEWVMAKHGFGGPKVRIQREKMVLRLAVNALLDHGVHAGAMTEAEGLALMTNEAFQEEGEAVGKWKRARLTSAQLTTYYYGFTEMMKLRAENEGAPGFTERTFHDKVLSFGSPSMRHLRALVRP; this is translated from the coding sequence ATGTCCACCTTCTCCTCGGTCTCCGTGCTGTCGTGCTCTCCGGCGGGCGGCGGAGCGCCGCCCGTCCGCCCCGACGGCGTCGCCTCGTCGGGCAGCAGCGCCTCCGCGCCCGGCCCGACCGATCCCCCTGCCCCGCCCGACGCGCCCGATCGCGCCTTCGCCGCGCTCGCGGAGCGGTTCCTGAAGGGCTACCTCGCGCGCGAGCCCGTCGCGTCCACCGAGGCGGGCGAACATGCGCACGACGCGCGCTGGCCCGATCGCAGCGAGGAGGGCGAGGCCGAGGCGCGACGCTTCTACGTCGGCGTGCTCGACGAGCTCGGCAAGATCCCCACCTCGGCGCTCGACCCACAGGGCCGCGTGGATCATGCGATGCTCCAGAACCAGCTCCGTTACGCGCTCTTCGCGATCGACGAGCTGCGCGAGGCCGAAGAGAGCCCGCTCTACTACACGCGCCTCGTCGGCGACGGCCTCGATCCGCTGGTCACGCGGAGCTTCGGCACGCCGCTGTCCCGCGCCCGGAGCCTCGTGGGCAGGCTCGAAGGGATCCCCGCGATCGTCGCGGTCGCGAAGAAGCGGCTCCGTCGTCCGCCGCGCCTGCACACCGAGACGGCCGTCGTGCAGAACCGCGGCCTCGTCTCACTCTGCCGCGGCGACGTCCTCGCCCCGTACGGAAAGCTCCCCGACGCGGCGCTCGTCTCCGAGCTCGCCGCCGCGAGCGAGCGGGCGGCGAAGGCGCTCGAGGACTTCCAGGCCTTCCTCGAGAAGGACCTCCTGCCCCGCAGCGACGGCGAGATCCGCCTCGGCCGCGCCCGCTTCGAGAAGAAGCTCCGCTTCTACCTCGACGACGACGTCGACGTCGACGCCCTCGCCAAGGGCGCCCGCGCGCTGCTCGAGCGCACGCAGGCCGAGATGGTCGAGACCTCGAAGGAGCTCTGGCCGACGCTCTTCCCGAAGCGGAAGTTGCCGACCACGACGACGCTCGTCGACCGCAAGGCGCTCGTCCGCGAGGTCCTCGCGGCGCTCGGCGACGATCATCCGACGAACGAGAGCATCGTCGCCGAGGCGCGTGAGCTCCTGCAAAAGGCGACGGTGTTCGTCCGCGAGCGCGACCTCGTGCGCATGCCCGAGGAGGCGTGTCAGGTCATCGAGATGCCCGAGTACCGGCGCGGCGTGGCCGTCGCGTATTGCGACGCCTCGGGCCCGCTCGAGCCACGCGCCGAGACCTTCTACGCCATCGCGCCCACGCCGAACGACTGGGACGACAAGCGGAGGCTCTCGTTCTACCGCGAGTACAACCGCAGCATGCTCGCCGACCTCACCGTGCACGAGGCGATGCCCGGGCATTTCCTGCAGCTCATGCACAACAACCGCTTCCCCTCGAAGCTACGCGCCGTCTTCTCGAGCGGCCCCTTCGTCGAGGGCTGGGCCGTCTACAGCGAGTGGGTCATGGCCAAGCACGGCTTCGGCGGCCCGAAGGTGCGGATCCAGCGCGAGAAGATGGTCCTGCGGCTCGCGGTCAACGCGCTGCTCGACCACGGCGTGCACGCCGGCGCGATGACCGAAGCCGAGGGGCTCGCGCTCATGACGAACGAGGCGTTCCAGGAGGAGGGCGAGGCCGTGGGCAAGTGGAAACGCGCGCGGCTCACGAGCGCGCAGCTCACGACGTACTACTACGGCTTCACCGAGATGATGAAGCTGCGCGCCGAAAACGAAGGCGCGCCGGGCTTCACGGAGAGGACGTTCCACGACAAAGTCCTGAGCTTCGGCTCGCCCTCGATGCGCCACCTGCGGGCGCTCGTCCGGCCGTAG